Proteins encoded together in one Synechococcus sp. A15-62 window:
- a CDS encoding NAD(P)H-quinone oxidoreductase subunit O has protein sequence MAESDAAAPAKAKPAALRKGALVKVNRTAYSSSLEAGASDPIAPDYIFEGPGELLVVKGDYGQVRWNRPVPDVWLRMDQLEACS, from the coding sequence ATGGCCGAATCTGACGCCGCTGCCCCCGCCAAGGCCAAGCCTGCTGCGCTGCGCAAGGGTGCCTTGGTCAAGGTGAACAGAACCGCCTACAGCTCCAGCCTTGAGGCTGGAGCCAGCGATCCAATAGCACCCGACTACATCTTTGAAGGTCCTGGCGAGCTGCTGGTGGTGAAAGGGGACTACGGCCAGGTGCGCTGGAACCGTCCGGTGCCCGATGTGTGGCTGCGAATGGATCAGCTGGAAGCCTGCTCTTGA
- a CDS encoding lipid-A-disaccharide synthase-related protein: MARILLLSNGHGEDLSGALLAQELQRQGHNVQALPLVGLGNAYQKAGVPLLGRSHEFSTGGIGYTSLRGRLTEIVQGQVLYLLRRLIRLMRHRRRFDLILVVGDVIPVIAAWLSQRPVATYLVAYSSHYEGTLRLPWPCAALLKSPRFKAVYSRDQRTAEDLSGQLQRPVSFLGNPFMDSVLTAAASPPSSTPRVGLLPGSRRPELEQNLQLLLQLIELLPSTVRCNVDLALVPSLDDNSLRRLSERCGWHLKNGVLEREGARAINVRRGAFRAVLQHSDLVIGMAGTAIEQAVGLAKPVLQVPGQGPQFTAAFAEAQRRLLGPTVFCADGESGSREALEGTAELAMALLERARRDPGLQQQCQMEAKWRLGEAGGSLRMAAAIDALLP; encoded by the coding sequence ATGGCACGCATCCTGCTGCTGAGCAATGGCCACGGCGAAGACCTCTCCGGCGCCTTACTCGCCCAGGAGCTTCAGCGACAGGGGCACAACGTGCAGGCTCTCCCGCTGGTGGGCCTTGGCAATGCTTATCAAAAAGCCGGCGTGCCACTGCTGGGACGCAGCCACGAATTCAGCACCGGGGGCATTGGCTACACCAGCCTTCGCGGCCGCCTCACCGAGATCGTCCAAGGGCAAGTGCTGTATCTGCTCCGACGCCTGATCCGTTTGATGCGGCACCGGCGCCGCTTTGATCTGATCCTGGTGGTGGGGGATGTGATCCCTGTGATCGCGGCATGGCTCAGCCAACGGCCTGTGGCGACCTATCTGGTGGCCTACTCCAGCCACTATGAAGGGACGCTGCGGCTGCCCTGGCCCTGCGCCGCTTTGTTGAAAAGCCCGCGGTTCAAAGCGGTGTACAGCCGCGATCAACGCACCGCCGAGGACCTCAGCGGGCAACTGCAACGGCCGGTGAGCTTTCTGGGCAATCCATTCATGGATTCGGTGCTCACAGCGGCCGCCTCGCCGCCCAGCAGCACGCCACGCGTCGGTCTACTGCCCGGCAGCCGCCGACCTGAACTGGAACAGAACCTGCAGCTGTTGCTGCAGCTGATCGAGCTACTGCCCAGCACAGTGCGCTGCAACGTGGATCTGGCTCTGGTGCCCAGCCTGGATGACAACAGCTTGCGGCGGCTCAGCGAACGATGCGGCTGGCACTTGAAGAACGGCGTGCTGGAACGTGAGGGAGCCCGGGCGATCAACGTTCGCCGCGGGGCCTTCCGTGCCGTACTGCAGCACAGCGATCTGGTGATCGGCATGGCAGGTACCGCCATCGAACAGGCCGTTGGCCTGGCCAAACCGGTGCTGCAGGTGCCGGGCCAAGGGCCTCAATTCACAGCAGCATTCGCTGAAGCCCAACGGCGCCTGCTCGGGCCCACGGTGTTCTGCGCCGACGGAGAGAGTGGCAGCCGTGAGGCTTTGGAGGGAACAGCGGAGCTGGCCATGGCTCTGCTTGAGCGTGCGCGACGGGATCCTGGCTTGCAACAGCAATGCCAAATGGAGGCCAAATGGCGCCTCGGAGAAGCGGGCGGTAGCCTGAGAATGGCGGCAGCGATCGATGCCTTGCTGCCATGA
- the cysK gene encoding cysteine synthase A, with amino-acid sequence MSIAPDITALIGGTPLVRLNRLPQACGCQAEILAKLESFNPSASVKDRIASAMVLEAEQSGTIVPGRTVLVEPTSGNTGIALAMVAAARGYRLILTMPDTMSTERRAMLRAYGAELQLTDGAQGMNGAIALAKELVDEIPNAYLLQQFDNPANPAVHERTTAEEIWRDTEGQIDAFVAGVGTGGTITGCARLLKQRQPQLQVIAVEPEASAVLSGKPPGAHRIQGIGAGFVPAVLELDRIDSILTVSDEEAMQVGRRLAREEGLLCGISSGAAMAAALRVGQDPAMAGKRLVVMLASYGERYLSTPMFSAASQLPARRDGQL; translated from the coding sequence ATGAGCATTGCTCCTGACATCACAGCCTTGATCGGTGGCACGCCCCTTGTGCGGTTGAACCGTCTGCCCCAGGCCTGCGGCTGCCAGGCTGAGATCCTGGCCAAGTTGGAGAGCTTTAACCCCTCCGCCTCGGTGAAAGACCGCATCGCCAGCGCCATGGTGTTGGAGGCGGAGCAATCCGGCACGATCGTTCCCGGCCGAACGGTGCTGGTGGAGCCCACCAGTGGCAACACCGGAATCGCCCTGGCCATGGTGGCGGCGGCTCGGGGCTACCGGCTGATTCTCACCATGCCGGACACGATGAGCACGGAGCGTCGCGCGATGCTGCGGGCCTATGGGGCCGAGTTGCAGCTCACCGACGGTGCCCAGGGCATGAATGGGGCGATCGCCCTGGCCAAGGAGTTGGTGGATGAGATTCCCAATGCCTATCTCCTGCAGCAGTTCGACAACCCCGCCAATCCAGCCGTGCATGAACGCACCACGGCGGAGGAGATCTGGCGCGATACCGAGGGCCAGATCGATGCCTTTGTGGCTGGGGTGGGCACCGGCGGCACCATCACCGGTTGTGCCCGGCTGTTGAAACAGCGGCAGCCGCAGCTTCAGGTGATTGCCGTAGAGCCCGAGGCCAGTGCCGTGCTGTCTGGCAAGCCCCCTGGGGCCCATCGCATTCAGGGGATCGGGGCTGGTTTTGTGCCTGCGGTGTTGGAATTGGATCGGATCGACTCGATCCTCACGGTGAGCGATGAGGAGGCCATGCAAGTGGGCCGGCGCCTGGCCCGTGAGGAAGGTCTGCTCTGCGGGATCAGCAGTGGCGCGGCCATGGCTGCGGCTCTGCGGGTGGGCCAGGACCCCGCCATGGCGGGCAAACGCCTGGTGGTGATGCTGGCTAGTTATGGCGAGCGCTACCTCTCCACCCCGATGTTCAGTGCTGCTTCGCAGCTTCCCGCCCGGAGGGATGGTCAGCTGTGA
- the zds gene encoding 9,9'-di-cis-zeta-carotene desaturase, producing the protein MRVAIVGSGLAGLSAAVDLVDAGHEVNLYEARPFMGGKVGSWVDEGGNHIEMGLHVFFFNYANLFALMRKVGAFENLLPKQHTHLFVNKGGDLRELDFRFPIGAPFNGLKAFFTTPQLSWIDKLRNALALGTSPIVRGLVDYEGAMRTIRALDSVSFQDWFVGHGGSPESIRRMWNPIAYALGFIDCEAISARCMLTIFMMFAAKTEASKLNLLKGSPHRWLTGPILDYIQQRGGKLHLRHRVKQVDYSAGESPEITGLQLGTPVGDIRVEADVYLAACDVPGIQKLLPEAWNQYPQFKAIHQLEAVPVATVQLRYDGWVTELGDDQEAQRRDVAVPTGLNNLLYTADADFSCFADLALASPEDYRKEGEGSLLQCVLTPGDPWIPKSVDEIVAHTDRQVRELFPSARSLKLTWSNVVKLAQSLYREAPGMEPYRPEQRTPISNFFLAGSYTRQDYIDSMEGATMSGHLAAAAILDQPVKLATNAAVA; encoded by the coding sequence GTGCGGGTCGCGATCGTTGGTTCCGGCCTCGCCGGCCTCTCCGCTGCAGTGGACCTCGTGGATGCGGGCCATGAGGTGAATCTCTACGAAGCTCGCCCGTTCATGGGCGGCAAGGTGGGCAGCTGGGTGGATGAAGGCGGTAACCACATCGAGATGGGGTTGCACGTTTTCTTCTTCAATTACGCCAACCTCTTCGCCTTGATGCGCAAGGTGGGAGCGTTCGAGAACCTTCTGCCCAAGCAGCACACGCACCTGTTCGTGAACAAGGGGGGCGATCTGCGGGAGCTGGATTTCCGCTTCCCCATCGGCGCTCCCTTCAACGGCCTCAAGGCGTTCTTCACCACACCGCAGCTCAGCTGGATCGATAAGCTGCGCAATGCCCTGGCCCTTGGCACCAGCCCGATTGTGCGCGGTCTGGTGGATTACGAGGGGGCGATGCGCACCATCCGAGCCCTCGACTCCGTCAGTTTCCAGGACTGGTTCGTCGGCCATGGAGGTAGCCCCGAAAGCATCCGGCGGATGTGGAACCCCATTGCCTACGCCCTGGGCTTCATCGATTGCGAGGCCATCTCCGCCCGCTGCATGCTCACCATCTTCATGATGTTTGCGGCCAAGACGGAAGCCTCCAAGCTCAATCTGCTGAAGGGATCGCCCCATCGCTGGCTTACGGGTCCGATCCTCGATTACATCCAGCAGCGTGGAGGCAAGTTGCACCTGCGTCATCGGGTGAAGCAGGTGGACTACAGCGCGGGTGAATCCCCTGAGATCACAGGCCTGCAGCTGGGGACTCCTGTTGGAGACATCCGCGTTGAGGCGGACGTCTACCTGGCCGCCTGTGATGTTCCCGGGATTCAGAAGCTGCTGCCCGAGGCCTGGAACCAGTACCCCCAGTTCAAGGCGATCCATCAGCTCGAGGCCGTACCCGTGGCCACCGTTCAGCTCCGCTACGACGGCTGGGTGACCGAACTGGGTGATGACCAGGAAGCCCAGCGACGGGATGTGGCAGTACCCACGGGGCTCAACAACCTGCTGTACACGGCTGATGCCGATTTCAGCTGTTTTGCCGATCTGGCCCTGGCCAGCCCGGAGGACTACCGCAAGGAGGGAGAGGGCTCCCTGCTCCAATGCGTGCTCACCCCTGGTGATCCCTGGATTCCCAAGTCGGTGGACGAGATCGTGGCCCACACCGACCGTCAGGTGCGCGAGCTGTTCCCCTCGGCTCGCAGCCTGAAGCTCACTTGGAGCAACGTGGTGAAACTGGCTCAGTCGTTGTACCGGGAGGCCCCGGGCATGGAGCCCTACCGCCCGGAGCAGCGCACCCCGATCAGCAATTTCTTCCTGGCCGGTAGCTACACCCGTCAGGACTACATCGATTCGATGGAGGGAGCCACGATGAGCGGTCATCTGGCGGCGGCGGCGATCCTCGATCAGCCGGTGAAGCTGGCCACCAATGCGGCGGTGGCCTGA
- a CDS encoding glycosyltransferase family 39 protein: protein MKQRWRFWASVALIWVLSTLVDRLWWTLQTGVPAWDQADYLNSAMDHGRALGVLPGGGWQGWQALLDLSPKIPPLASLVNGSVMALSGDAPEQAAWSLSLWHGLLLVVMAGWGRRLQGDGLALIACLLAALTPAFLDLRTDYVLEMALVASCSLAIWRLGVWCDPKSGGRWEQAWGCTLAAIAAVLVKQSALLVLVPAGLWAAGMALRRGGPWLRQALLLPLLMAALIGPWLRHNWITSLGGTNRAVFESAAREGDPGVLSLASWLWYPRLLPEQLGSVLLLVGLSGLLLWCWQRRQPSSDHAWSWRWLLINLVAAWVLTTLSPNKGDRYIAPLLPSLLLLLARGWWQWGHWLEARRSRLVWPLFGAGLLACVPAGWAHQLHRFDDRPRGPVEALVKAAGGGDPSTPPSTLIVVPSTSDLNQHNVSFYGRRHGGQTVGRQLGGSRQDREPVLARAEWVVLAEGNQGSVRKAARKLDQAVRSSGVFEPVDQFERAKGGSYSLWRRRAPHPIAGPSFAQRFPDLAAGLAAGPVGLDPVFAAVGQEHMIDGHFSYRDPVRSEALAALAQDPDAVQPRWTLALLAVLENRPSQASEQFEVLQRLLPDNPWPAAYRCVVNLAGWNPWQAAVAADGASVSNPVLAALGDLSGVLSGAVWRIPAAITSVPAAITAVEEALEPASNQDQDQEQASS from the coding sequence GTGAAGCAGCGCTGGCGTTTCTGGGCTTCGGTTGCCCTGATCTGGGTGCTCTCCACCCTGGTGGATCGGCTCTGGTGGACGCTCCAGACCGGCGTCCCCGCCTGGGATCAGGCTGACTACCTCAACAGCGCCATGGACCATGGCCGCGCCTTGGGCGTCCTTCCCGGTGGCGGTTGGCAGGGTTGGCAGGCGTTGCTGGATCTCTCGCCGAAGATTCCGCCCCTGGCCTCGCTGGTGAACGGCAGCGTGATGGCCCTGAGTGGTGATGCCCCGGAGCAAGCGGCCTGGAGCTTGAGCCTCTGGCACGGGTTGCTCCTCGTGGTGATGGCGGGCTGGGGGCGGCGGCTGCAGGGGGATGGCCTGGCTTTGATCGCCTGTCTGTTGGCGGCATTGACGCCAGCCTTTCTGGATCTGCGCACGGACTACGTGCTTGAGATGGCCCTGGTGGCCAGTTGCAGCCTGGCGATCTGGCGTCTCGGGGTCTGGTGCGATCCCAAGAGCGGTGGCCGCTGGGAGCAGGCCTGGGGTTGCACCCTGGCAGCCATCGCTGCGGTGCTGGTGAAGCAAAGCGCCCTGCTTGTGCTTGTTCCTGCGGGACTCTGGGCTGCGGGAATGGCGTTGAGGCGGGGAGGCCCTTGGTTGCGGCAAGCCCTGCTGCTGCCTCTGCTCATGGCGGCGTTGATTGGTCCCTGGTTGCGTCATAACTGGATCACCAGCCTCGGCGGCACCAACCGGGCCGTGTTCGAGTCGGCGGCCCGGGAAGGGGATCCTGGCGTGCTCAGCCTGGCCAGTTGGTTGTGGTACCCGCGCTTGTTGCCGGAGCAGCTCGGCAGCGTTCTGTTGTTGGTGGGGTTGTCGGGGCTGCTGCTTTGGTGCTGGCAGCGCCGGCAGCCCTCCAGCGACCACGCCTGGTCCTGGCGCTGGCTCCTGATCAATCTGGTGGCGGCCTGGGTGCTCACCACGTTGAGCCCCAACAAAGGCGACCGCTACATCGCTCCCCTCCTCCCCTCCTTGCTTTTGCTCCTGGCCCGTGGGTGGTGGCAATGGGGCCATTGGTTGGAGGCCAGGCGCTCGAGGCTGGTCTGGCCCCTATTCGGTGCTGGGCTGCTGGCCTGTGTTCCGGCGGGCTGGGCCCATCAGCTGCATCGCTTTGACGACCGGCCCCGTGGGCCGGTGGAGGCGTTGGTGAAGGCTGCCGGTGGTGGAGACCCCAGCACGCCTCCCTCCACCTTGATCGTGGTGCCCAGCACCTCCGATCTCAACCAGCACAACGTCAGCTTCTACGGTCGTCGCCACGGGGGGCAGACCGTTGGCCGGCAGCTGGGCGGCAGCCGCCAGGACCGAGAGCCAGTGCTGGCTCGGGCTGAATGGGTGGTGTTGGCGGAAGGGAACCAGGGATCGGTGCGCAAAGCGGCGCGAAAGCTGGATCAAGCCGTGCGCAGCAGCGGGGTGTTCGAGCCGGTGGATCAATTTGAGCGCGCCAAGGGGGGGAGTTATTCCCTCTGGCGCCGCCGCGCGCCGCATCCGATTGCAGGCCCTTCCTTCGCGCAGCGCTTCCCCGACCTCGCCGCTGGCCTGGCGGCAGGGCCGGTGGGGCTGGATCCGGTGTTCGCTGCGGTGGGGCAGGAGCACATGATCGATGGCCATTTCAGCTACCGGGATCCGGTGCGTTCTGAGGCCTTGGCGGCCTTGGCGCAGGATCCCGATGCTGTGCAACCGCGTTGGACCCTTGCACTGCTGGCGGTACTGGAAAACCGCCCCTCGCAGGCGTCAGAGCAGTTCGAGGTCTTGCAACGGCTGTTGCCTGATAACCCCTGGCCAGCGGCCTACCGCTGTGTGGTCAACCTTGCGGGGTGGAATCCCTGGCAGGCCGCCGTTGCTGCGGATGGCGCCAGTGTTTCGAATCCTGTCCTGGCGGCGCTGGGGGATCTCAGCGGTGTGCTCTCCGGTGCTGTATGGCGCATCCCAGCCGCCATCACATCAGTTCCAGCGGCCATTACAGCCGTGGAGGAGGCCCTGGAGCCCGCCTCCAACCAAGATCAGGATCAAGAGCAGGCTTCCAGCTGA
- a CDS encoding iron-sulfur cluster assembly accessory protein → MTSTPDTAPAHTAKDGKGILITEPAMQQLAKLCGEQGENQVLRVGVRSGGCSGMSYTMDFVPASDTLDDDETYEYVAADGQSFRVICDPKSLLYIYGMQLDFSTALIGGGFNFTNPNASQTCGCGSSFAV, encoded by the coding sequence ATGACTTCCACCCCCGATACCGCGCCGGCCCATACCGCCAAAGACGGCAAGGGCATCCTGATCACTGAACCGGCGATGCAGCAGCTGGCGAAGCTGTGTGGCGAACAGGGTGAGAACCAAGTGCTTCGTGTCGGGGTGCGGTCCGGGGGCTGCAGCGGCATGAGCTACACGATGGATTTCGTGCCCGCCTCCGACACCCTCGACGACGACGAGACCTACGAGTATGTGGCGGCTGATGGACAGAGCTTCCGGGTGATCTGTGATCCGAAAAGCCTGCTCTACATCTACGGAATGCAGCTGGACTTCAGCACTGCCCTGATCGGCGGTGGCTTCAACTTCACCAACCCCAATGCCAGCCAGACCTGCGGCTGCGGCAGTTCCTTCGCCGTGTGA
- a CDS encoding iron uptake porin: protein MKLFQELLVAPAALGLMAPLAVVNSTAANAAELNINGVSDYAASAYQVTSVTQFSDVYPTDWAYQALANLVETYGCVAGYPNGTFRGNRAMTRYEAAALLNACLDKITEVTDELRRLLKEFETELAILKGRVDGLEARVGELESTQFSTTTKISGASNWVAGATRAIGDDFKTGGEKGARAEYNADYGAFSFSYDLRLALKTSFRGKDLLYTRLRGGNMSNAFATRPFVFWPGSLNVYFNTADFLIIDRFYYRFALGDGFTVQVGPLTRNTEMMGYQASAYAKGGDKVLDFFGGSLGTPGVWNKETGGGFGVFYSNRKQMEKGDPYFTLAASYVADYGEASDSNPNTGGFMTDNSEGNITTQIAFGNQQWGLAAGYRYGQCGARFRTGTRFAMDDSYGTPCTVGDADERTNADSHSWSFHGFWRPEDSGWMPSISAGVGASYLNGNDVWNDNTNKRAMASWMVGLTWNDVFLEGNALGYAVGQPQFVYKVDRGDVADGGYAMELWYSFQVTDNIKITPALYWLSRPLGDNTQNVNGDYKSLGVFGGLVQTTFKF, encoded by the coding sequence ATGAAGCTTTTCCAAGAACTGCTGGTGGCTCCTGCTGCCCTTGGCCTGATGGCCCCTTTGGCTGTTGTCAACAGCACAGCAGCAAATGCAGCCGAGCTGAACATCAATGGCGTTTCTGATTACGCGGCTTCCGCTTATCAGGTCACCAGCGTCACCCAGTTCTCTGACGTCTACCCCACCGACTGGGCCTATCAGGCTCTGGCCAACCTGGTGGAGACCTATGGCTGCGTCGCCGGTTACCCCAACGGCACCTTCCGTGGCAACCGGGCCATGACCCGCTATGAAGCGGCTGCCCTGCTGAACGCTTGCCTCGACAAGATCACTGAAGTGACCGACGAGCTGCGTCGTCTGCTCAAGGAATTCGAAACCGAGCTGGCCATCCTCAAGGGTCGTGTTGACGGCCTCGAGGCCCGCGTTGGCGAACTGGAATCAACCCAGTTCTCCACCACCACCAAGATCAGTGGCGCAAGCAACTGGGTAGCAGGTGCGACCCGCGCCATTGGCGATGACTTCAAGACCGGTGGCGAGAAGGGCGCACGCGCTGAATACAATGCTGACTACGGCGCCTTCTCCTTCAGCTACGACCTGCGTCTTGCTCTGAAGACCTCTTTCAGAGGCAAGGATCTGCTTTACACCCGTCTGCGCGGCGGGAATATGTCGAATGCGTTCGCAACTCGTCCATTTGTTTTTTGGCCAGGGAGTCTAAATGTCTATTTTAATACCGCTGATTTCCTAATAATAGATCGTTTTTATTACCGCTTCGCCCTTGGTGACGGCTTCACCGTCCAGGTCGGCCCCCTGACCCGTAACACCGAGATGATGGGCTATCAGGCCAGTGCCTACGCCAAGGGTGGCGACAAGGTCCTTGATTTCTTTGGTGGTTCCCTGGGGACCCCCGGCGTCTGGAACAAGGAGACCGGCGGCGGTTTTGGTGTCTTTTACAGCAATCGTAAGCAAATGGAGAAGGGTGATCCTTATTTCACATTGGCCGCTAGTTATGTGGCTGATTACGGTGAGGCTAGTGATAGCAACCCCAACACGGGTGGCTTCATGACCGACAACTCAGAAGGCAACATCACCACGCAGATTGCCTTCGGCAACCAGCAGTGGGGCTTGGCCGCCGGTTATCGCTACGGCCAGTGTGGTGCCAGGTTCCGCACCGGTACCCGGTTCGCCATGGACGACTCTTATGGCACCCCTTGCACCGTCGGTGACGCTGACGAGCGCACCAACGCCGATAGCCACAGCTGGTCTTTTCACGGCTTCTGGCGTCCTGAGGACTCCGGTTGGATGCCGTCGATCAGCGCCGGTGTTGGTGCCTCTTACCTCAACGGCAACGATGTCTGGAACGACAACACCAACAAGCGAGCCATGGCCAGCTGGATGGTGGGTCTGACCTGGAACGATGTCTTCCTCGAAGGCAACGCCCTGGGTTATGCCGTGGGTCAGCCTCAGTTCGTTTATAAGGTCGACCGCGGTGATGTGGCGGATGGTGGTTATGCCATGGAGCTCTGGTACAGCTTCCAGGTCACCGACAACATCAAGATCACCCCTGCTCTGTACTGGCTGAGCCGTCCTCTCGGGGACAACACCCAGAATGTCAACGGCGACTACAAGTCCCTCGGAGTCTTCGGTGGCCTGGTTCAGACCACCTTCAAGTTCTGA
- a CDS encoding TIGR01777 family oxidoreductase, which produces MRLLLFGCTGFVGRELLPLLLQAGHQLTVVSRRLARGYDAERADGRLTWMQFDPSSSSTWADAGLLDALNQADAVVNLAGEPIAEKRWTPTHRQLLETSRLETTSQLVKAIEACATPPKVLVNASAIGFYGSSLDKRFLESSTPGDDFLASLCERWEAAAMAVPSAVRQVTLRIGIVLAADGGALGKMLPVFRTGFGGPIGSGRQWMSWIHRSDLCALILQSLTDESWSGVINAVAPEPVSMTAFCKQLGRSLGRPSLLPVPAPVLQVLLGDGSKVVLEGQQVASERLDGLNFSFRYPDLASALAAATS; this is translated from the coding sequence ATGCGTCTGCTGCTGTTTGGCTGCACTGGTTTTGTTGGCCGTGAGCTCCTGCCGCTCCTGCTTCAGGCCGGGCATCAGCTCACGGTGGTCAGCCGCCGGTTGGCCCGCGGCTACGACGCTGAACGGGCGGATGGGCGACTGACCTGGATGCAGTTCGATCCCTCCAGCAGCAGCACCTGGGCCGACGCCGGGCTGCTGGATGCCCTCAACCAGGCCGATGCGGTGGTCAACCTGGCGGGTGAACCGATTGCCGAGAAACGTTGGACCCCGACCCATCGGCAGCTGCTTGAAACCAGCCGGCTGGAAACGACTTCTCAGTTGGTGAAAGCGATCGAAGCCTGTGCAACACCACCAAAAGTGCTGGTGAATGCCTCGGCGATTGGCTTCTACGGATCCAGCCTGGACAAGCGTTTTCTCGAATCGAGCACCCCTGGCGACGACTTCCTTGCGAGCTTGTGTGAGCGCTGGGAAGCGGCTGCTATGGCGGTGCCGTCTGCGGTACGGCAGGTCACCCTGCGGATCGGCATCGTGCTGGCGGCCGACGGCGGCGCACTCGGAAAAATGCTTCCGGTGTTCCGCACAGGGTTTGGTGGTCCGATCGGCAGTGGCCGGCAGTGGATGAGTTGGATCCACCGCAGTGACCTCTGCGCCCTGATCCTTCAATCCCTCACGGACGAGAGCTGGAGTGGCGTGATCAATGCCGTGGCTCCCGAGCCCGTCTCGATGACGGCCTTCTGCAAGCAGCTGGGGCGCAGCCTGGGCCGTCCGAGTTTGTTGCCGGTGCCAGCTCCAGTGCTTCAGGTGCTTCTGGGGGATGGCTCCAAGGTGGTGTTGGAGGGCCAGCAGGTTGCGTCGGAGCGGCTTGATGGCTTGAACTTCAGCTTCCGCTACCCCGATCTGGCTTCAGCACTCGCCGCTGCCACCAGCTGA
- a CDS encoding J domain-containing protein, translating to MSDPYAVLGVSSTASNAEIKAAYRQLVKQHHPDAGGDDQQMLALNAAWEVLGDAERRKAFDRTRPQPARAASPTDLRRASRAHDRAVAADDALVEWLRRVYAPIDRMLGEVINPFAKQLKALSADPYDDELMEAFCSYLEASGRRMDKVKQLFQSLPTPASARGFGLSLYHCLSEVEDALAELERYTMGYVDGYLHDGREMLREAKQRRKRLQDERRRLEIV from the coding sequence GTGAGCGATCCCTATGCCGTGCTCGGTGTCAGCAGCACCGCCAGCAACGCTGAGATCAAGGCGGCCTACCGCCAGCTGGTGAAGCAGCACCATCCCGATGCCGGTGGCGACGACCAGCAGATGCTGGCCCTCAATGCCGCCTGGGAAGTTCTCGGGGATGCCGAGCGCCGCAAGGCCTTTGATCGCACGCGGCCCCAGCCGGCCCGGGCGGCATCGCCGACGGATCTGCGCCGGGCCAGCCGTGCTCACGATCGTGCTGTGGCCGCGGACGATGCCCTGGTGGAGTGGCTGCGGCGGGTCTACGCCCCGATCGATCGCATGCTCGGTGAAGTCATCAATCCCTTCGCCAAGCAACTCAAGGCACTGTCGGCTGATCCCTACGACGACGAGCTGATGGAGGCGTTCTGCAGCTATCTCGAGGCGAGCGGACGCCGGATGGACAAGGTCAAGCAACTGTTCCAGTCGTTGCCCACGCCGGCCTCGGCCCGTGGCTTCGGTTTGAGCCTGTATCACTGCCTTTCCGAAGTGGAGGACGCTCTGGCCGAACTGGAGCGCTACACCATGGGCTACGTGGATGGGTATCTCCACGATGGTCGCGAGATGCTGCGGGAGGCAAAGCAGCGACGCAAGCGCCTCCAGGATGAACGGCGTCGCTTGGAGATCGTGTGA